Proteins from one Gibbsiella quercinecans genomic window:
- a CDS encoding threonine/serine ThrE exporter family protein, whose protein sequence is MKHEITVSLPEPSRQQREITRLCIQCALLLLQHGAESMVVEQLSTRLGLALGMDSVESSISANAVVLTTISNGACLTTTRKNVDRGINMHMVTEVQHVVILAEHRLADAHDVAHRFERLRPLRYPRWLVVLMVGLSCGCFSIINGGGNDAFVVTFFASGLAMFVRQVLTAHHMNPLINFCLTAFVATSISGLLLRLPVFSQTSSVAMAASVLLLVPGFPLINAVADMFKGHVNTGLARWAMASLLTLATCIGVVMAMALWDLRGWS, encoded by the coding sequence ATGAAGCATGAAATTACTGTCTCCTTGCCGGAGCCCAGCCGGCAGCAGCGTGAAATAACCCGGCTATGTATTCAGTGTGCGTTGTTGCTGTTGCAACACGGGGCGGAAAGCATGGTGGTTGAACAGTTGTCTACGCGCCTGGGGCTGGCGCTCGGCATGGACAGCGTGGAAAGCTCCATTTCCGCCAATGCGGTGGTGCTGACCACCATCAGCAACGGCGCTTGCCTGACCACCACCCGCAAGAATGTCGATCGTGGCATTAACATGCATATGGTGACGGAAGTGCAACACGTGGTGATCCTGGCGGAACACCGCCTGGCGGATGCACACGACGTGGCGCACCGGTTTGAGCGGCTGCGGCCGCTGCGCTATCCGCGCTGGCTGGTGGTGCTGATGGTGGGGCTTTCCTGCGGTTGCTTCAGCATAATCAACGGCGGTGGTAATGACGCCTTTGTCGTCACCTTCTTCGCCAGTGGGCTGGCGATGTTTGTCCGGCAGGTGCTCACCGCGCATCATATGAACCCGCTGATCAACTTTTGCCTGACGGCGTTTGTCGCGACGTCGATTTCCGGCCTGTTATTACGCCTGCCGGTGTTTAGCCAGACTTCCAGCGTCGCGATGGCGGCCAGCGTGCTGCTGCTGGTGCCGGGCTTCCCGCTGATCAACGCCGTGGCCGATATGTTCAAAGGCCATGTGAACACCGGCCTGGCACGCTGGGCGATGGCCAGCCTGTTGACGCTGGCGACCTGTATCGGTGTGGTGATGGCGATGGCTCTGTGGGATCTGCGGGGGTGGTCATGA
- a CDS encoding LysE family transporter: MFETSLFVAGIATLGMLSPGPDFFLIVKNAARYQRRLALMTAFGVICGVATHMAYCVAGLAVVITTTPWLFNMLKYAGAVYLIWIGIQALLARGGGKMHISDLPLQQTSRKSAFMQGYLCNLLNPKATLFFLAIFTQVLQINSGVGEKLWYAGIIFVLSAVWWPLLVLLIQSKPVRRALEMAQKFIDKLLGGMLIALGIKVALS, translated from the coding sequence ATGTTTGAAACGTCGTTATTCGTTGCCGGCATCGCCACGCTGGGGATGCTCTCTCCCGGGCCGGATTTTTTCCTGATCGTGAAGAACGCCGCCCGCTATCAGCGCCGGCTGGCATTGATGACCGCCTTCGGCGTCATCTGCGGTGTCGCCACCCATATGGCCTATTGCGTCGCCGGTTTGGCGGTGGTGATCACCACCACCCCTTGGCTGTTCAATATGTTGAAATACGCTGGGGCGGTTTACCTGATTTGGATCGGCATACAGGCGCTGTTAGCCCGCGGCGGCGGCAAAATGCACATCAGCGATCTGCCGCTGCAACAGACCAGCCGGAAAAGCGCCTTTATGCAGGGCTATTTGTGCAACCTGCTTAACCCGAAAGCCACGCTGTTCTTCCTGGCGATATTCACCCAGGTATTGCAAATTAACTCCGGCGTTGGCGAGAAGCTGTGGTATGCCGGGATTATTTTTGTGCTGTCGGCCGTCTGGTGGCCGTTGTTGGTGCTGCTGATCCAGAGCAAGCCGGTGCGCCGCGCGCTGGAAATGGCGCAGAAGTTTATCGATAAACTGCTTGGCGGCATGTTGATCGCGCTTGGGATCAAAGTCGCATTGAGTTAA